The Tenacibaculum sp. MAR_2010_89 sequence CAATGTTGTTTATAAAAGAATAAAAATTGTTTTTTATAACAATAATTCCTTACAAATAGTAAAATTCCGACAGCTAACCAAACTAAAATAATTAGGTGTTTTATTACAATTAGGTGAAATAAAAAGCAATTACAATTCAATAATTAAACTATTAAAAATCAATACAGGTTCTCATATAAGAATCTGTATTGATTAAAATTTAAATATATGCCAGAAAATAATCAAGACATAGAAATACGAAGTGAAGAAGTACAAGAAATATTAAGTTATGTGCCTAATTGGATGATTCGTTGGGGAAACACTTTGTTTTTTTTATTAATTATCATGTTATTGTTCATTTCTTGGTTTGTAAAATATCCTGATGTAATAGCAACAGAGGTAATGGTAACTACTTCTTTTCCCCCAGAGAAAATCTATGCAAAATCAGCTGGCCAATTTGAAGTTTTTTTAACACATGAAGGGAAAAAAGTAACTAAAAATGAAGTATTAGCTGTCATAGAAAATAGTGCTTCTTATAAAGATGTTTTATTATTAAAAAGTATTACAGATACAATAAATAAAGAAAAAGAAATTTTTTCTTTTCCCATTGATAAGTTACCTCCTTTATTATTAGGAGATATTACAACCAGTTATTCTCAATTTGAAAATCAATATTCCGAATATGTTTTAAATAAAGAATTAACACCATACAAATCAGAATCTTTTGCTAACAGGATGACTGTTATTGAAGCTAAACAACGATTACAAATTTTACGTTCCCAAAGAGAGTTTAGCAGAAAAGAACTAGAAATAAAACAAAAAGATTTAGAACGAAGTATAAAAATGTTTAACGAAGGTGTTATTTCAGCTAAAGAAAAAGAGCAAAAGGAAATAGAAATATTACAATCGAGAAGGGCATATGAAAATTCAGAAAGTTCAATTTCTCAATTAAGAGAGTTTATTAATAATTCAAAGAAAAACTTAGTAGGAACTACTATTAAGAAAACACAAAACGACACTCGTTTAAAGAAAAAGGCTATTCAGTCGTTTTTATATTTACAAAAAGCAATAAAAGATTGGCTTAAGCAATACGCTTTAACTAGCTCAATAAATGGAAAAGTTTCATTTTTAACATTCTGGAGTGAAAATCAAACTGTAAAAACAGGCGATTTAATATTTACAATAATTCCCGAAAAAAGTGATTCTT is a genomic window containing:
- a CDS encoding HlyD family secretion protein, with amino-acid sequence MPENNQDIEIRSEEVQEILSYVPNWMIRWGNTLFFLLIIMLLFISWFVKYPDVIATEVMVTTSFPPEKIYAKSAGQFEVFLTHEGKKVTKNEVLAVIENSASYKDVLLLKSITDTINKEKEIFSFPIDKLPPLLLGDITTSYSQFENQYSEYVLNKELTPYKSESFANRMTVIEAKQRLQILRSQREFSRKELEIKQKDLERSIKMFNEGVISAKEKEQKEIEILQSRRAYENSESSISQLREFINNSKKNLVGTTIKKTQNDTRLKKKAIQSFLYLQKAIKDWLKQYALTSSINGKVSFLTFWSENQTVKTGDLIFTIIPEKSDSFIGKIKAPAANSGKIKKGQKVQIQLLNYPSDEFGELNGKVKSISPIADAEGNYLIDVMLPQDLKTTYDKNIEFRQEMKGTANIITEDLRLIERFFYQLKNIIK